One region of Ornithorhynchus anatinus isolate Pmale09 chromosome X5, mOrnAna1.pri.v4, whole genome shotgun sequence genomic DNA includes:
- the CIART gene encoding circadian-associated transcriptional repressor, translating to RRRPPGPGGGPEGPEPPGSRGGDGVRAGGRGPATEGDRLFARKCQELQGFIQPLTDLLNGLKMGRYEKGLSSFQQSVAMDRIQRIVGVLRKPEMGERYLGTLLQVEVMLKVWFPHVAPRNRRRPAKAAGGPREKPPAAQTPAPRPDRSRLLHPEG from the exons CgtcgccggcccccggggcccggcggcggccccgAGGGTCCGGAGCCCCCCGGGAGCCGCGGGGGAGACGGGGTccgcgccgggggccggggccccgccaCCGAGGGAGACCGGCTCTTTGCTCGGAAG tgcCAAGAACTCCAGGGGTTCATCCAGCCGCTGACCGACCTGCTGAACGGACTGAAGATGGGCCGCTACGAGAAAG gGTTGAGCAGCTTCCAGCAGAGCGTGGCCATGGACCGCATCCAGCGCATCGTGGGCGTCCTGCGGAAGCCGGAGATGGg ggAGCGGTATCTAGGGACCCTGCTGCAGGTGGAAGTGATGCTCAAGGTGTGGTTCCCCCACGTCGCACCCCGGAACCGCCGGCGCCCCGCCAAG GCAGCCGGCGGCCCCCGGGAGAAGCCCCCCGCCGctcagacccccgccccccggcccgaccGGAGCCGCCT CCTCCACCCGGAAGGCTGA
- the MRPS21 gene encoding 28S ribosomal protein S21, mitochondrial isoform X1 — MANHLRFIARTVMVQDGNMEGAYRTLNRILTVDGLIEDVRRRRYYEKPCRRRQRESYETCRRIYNSEMARKINFLMRKSRRDPWQGC; from the exons ATGGCGAATCACTTGAGGTTCATCGCCAGGACGGTGATGGTCCAGGACGGGAACATGGAGGGAGCGTACAGGACCCTCAACAG gatcCTGACCGTGGATGGGCTGATCGAGGACGTCAGACGGCGCCGTTACTACGAGAAGCCGTGCCGGCGGAGGCAGCGGGAGAGTTACGAGACCTGCCGGCGAATCTACAACTCCGAGATGGCCCGCAAGATCAACTTCCTCATGCGCAAGAGCCGGCGGGACCCCTGGCAGGGCTGCTGa
- the MRPS21 gene encoding 28S ribosomal protein S21, mitochondrial isoform X2 → MGTGTGSNLRSGYRPQRLVWILTVDGLIEDVRRRRYYEKPCRRRQRESYETCRRIYNSEMARKINFLMRKSRRDPWQGC, encoded by the exons atggggacggggaccgggtccaacctgaggaGCGGgtatcgacctcagcgcttagtctg gatcCTGACCGTGGATGGGCTGATCGAGGACGTCAGACGGCGCCGTTACTACGAGAAGCCGTGCCGGCGGAGGCAGCGGGAGAGTTACGAGACCTGCCGGCGAATCTACAACTCCGAGATGGCCCGCAAGATCAACTTCCTCATGCGCAAGAGCCGGCGGGACCCCTGGCAGGGCTGCTGa